One Kitasatospora sp. MAP12-44 DNA segment encodes these proteins:
- a CDS encoding non-ribosomal peptide synthetase, whose protein sequence is MTRPLLLPSTFVQQASPAPGAVAVVDQDHEFTYQHLAIEAALLADRLRAAGVGPGCLVGVLLPAGVELPTALLAVWQAGAGYLLLDPAQPVDRAAGLHLVLTTGELAAPAGATRTLCLDAPAEAALAEDAAVSTEPIEHAEAVAALCRTADGTLLTVDHADAARDALGRAERYGLSPRDRVLCTATPGRLAWEVFATLARGGTLVMAGTDPLAAVRAHRVTVLPLDAELAEQDPQEFAGVRLVAAADHLAQQQLIRWAEGSRAELWQSFGPQLCGVEVAAGRFDPAQPQGPSPVGRPELWVLDEYGDPVPPGVPGELHLGGLGTGCAVPGRPDATADLLLPDPDGEDGARLLRTGRLVRLRHDGTLEQLGLTDPSAQAQAAAPSAFERPAYVAPRTPEEAMVAAVWSELLAQDGIGADDNFFQLGGHSLLLTKLTERLRAATGRELQLTDVYGALTVADQARLVADPAAGLPPVLPVPRDEPLPLSFGQRRLWLLDSVKASPEWVIPLFLRLPSTVDTATARRSLDRLVERHESLRTRYLTVDGEPRQLVGAAAPVEWRELDAAATEREAVFRAQFEDGFALAAGRLLRALLVTEQDGERWLLVTIHHIACDGWSATLLEQEFQQLCAGGPELPALPVQYADYAAWQREARTPQQLAADLDFWRATLNGTASLELPTDYARPAERDPRGDLVPFTFSPELAEAVTALGRQRGATPFMILLTSFATLLARHTGQWDVPVGVPVAGRGRPELERVVGFFLNSLVLRCRLDPALGFTDALDLVRDTALDGFAHQDVPFERLVEELRPERDPSRTPLYQVALNFTDGPVNGGMPDTEHGEKFLYARQAAKTDLTLYVRTEADGSWTGALEYATALFARATVERLGAGLLQLVESVTAEPQGALGAAEILPAADRSEVLTRWNDTAEPWERTPVIDLIERQAAATPQATALVSGETRIDYRELDERANRIAHQLRALGAGPDTPVGVLLQRGPELLPALLGVWKAGSAYIPIDPANPAERIEHIVRDSGAAVLVTESALAPLAAAHQGARLLLDADRAAVDAQPSTAPARVLSPEHLAYVIYTSGSTGRPKGVMVTHAGLSNHLQWAARELVTTPGGAPLFSSIAFDLPATNLYAPLMTGQPVHLLPADLDLGSLGRTLAAAGPFSFIKLAAGHLELLAYQLSDEQINGLAQWVVVAGEALTPKVANRWQQALGGGRLINEYGPTENSIGSTIHPVTHPYTTTVPLGLPLPNTTGFILDAAGRPVPLGVTGELCLAGDGLARGYLGRPELTAEKFVPHPYGPPGSRLYRTGDLARRLPDGAIAFLGRMDDQVKLRGYRIELGEIETQLLAHPQVRAVAVVVRENQAGERALAAYLVPVDGAELDPAQLRTRLAGALPEYMVPSTFTVLDALPLTPNGKLDHRALPEAQSGADRYEAPATPTEERIAEIWCEVLGQERVSVLDGFFELGGHSILAIRMVAQLQEIFDLDIPIRTVFEFTTVRELAGAVEDLIRAEIDDLSATELDALTQEYSA, encoded by the coding sequence TTGACCCGCCCTCTGCTTCTGCCCAGTACCTTCGTGCAGCAGGCGTCGCCGGCGCCGGGCGCGGTGGCCGTGGTTGATCAGGACCACGAGTTCACCTACCAGCACCTGGCCATCGAGGCCGCGCTGCTGGCAGACCGGCTGCGCGCCGCCGGTGTCGGACCGGGCTGCCTGGTCGGCGTCCTGCTGCCGGCCGGCGTCGAGCTGCCGACCGCGCTGCTGGCCGTCTGGCAGGCGGGCGCCGGCTACCTGCTGCTGGACCCCGCGCAGCCGGTCGACAGGGCCGCCGGGCTCCACCTGGTGCTCACCACCGGCGAGTTGGCCGCGCCGGCCGGCGCCACCCGCACGCTCTGCCTGGACGCGCCCGCCGAGGCTGCGCTCGCCGAAGACGCGGCGGTGAGCACCGAGCCGATCGAGCACGCCGAAGCCGTCGCCGCCCTCTGCCGCACCGCCGACGGCACGCTGCTGACGGTGGACCACGCCGACGCCGCCCGCGACGCGCTGGGCCGCGCCGAGCGCTACGGCCTCTCGCCGCGCGACCGGGTGCTCTGCACCGCTACCCCCGGCCGCCTCGCCTGGGAGGTCTTCGCCACCCTGGCCCGCGGCGGGACGCTGGTGATGGCCGGCACCGACCCGCTCGCCGCCGTCCGCGCGCACCGGGTCACCGTGCTGCCGCTGGACGCCGAGCTCGCCGAGCAGGACCCGCAGGAGTTCGCGGGGGTCCGCCTGGTGGCCGCCGCCGACCACCTGGCGCAGCAGCAGCTGATCCGCTGGGCCGAGGGCAGCCGTGCCGAACTGTGGCAGTCCTTCGGCCCGCAGCTCTGCGGCGTGGAGGTCGCCGCCGGCCGCTTCGACCCCGCCCAGCCGCAGGGCCCGTCCCCCGTCGGCCGGCCCGAGCTGTGGGTGCTGGACGAGTACGGCGACCCGGTGCCGCCCGGCGTCCCCGGCGAGCTGCACCTCGGCGGCCTCGGCACCGGCTGCGCCGTCCCCGGCCGGCCCGACGCGACGGCCGACCTGCTGCTGCCCGACCCGGACGGCGAGGACGGCGCCCGCCTGCTGCGCACCGGCCGCCTGGTCCGGCTGCGCCATGACGGCACGCTGGAGCAGCTCGGCCTCACCGACCCCTCGGCCCAGGCCCAGGCCGCCGCCCCCTCGGCCTTCGAGCGCCCCGCCTACGTCGCCCCGCGCACGCCCGAGGAGGCGATGGTCGCCGCGGTCTGGTCGGAGCTGCTGGCCCAGGACGGCATCGGCGCGGACGACAACTTCTTCCAACTTGGCGGCCACTCGCTGCTGTTGACCAAGCTCACCGAGCGCCTGCGGGCCGCCACCGGCCGCGAGCTGCAGCTCACCGACGTCTACGGCGCGCTCACCGTCGCCGACCAGGCCCGGCTGGTCGCGGACCCCGCCGCCGGACTGCCCCCGGTGCTCCCCGTCCCGCGCGACGAGCCGCTGCCGCTCTCCTTCGGCCAGCGCCGGCTGTGGCTGCTGGACTCCGTCAAGGCGAGCCCGGAGTGGGTGATCCCGCTCTTCCTGCGGCTGCCGAGCACCGTCGACACCGCCACCGCGCGCCGCTCGCTGGACCGCCTGGTCGAGCGCCACGAGTCGCTGCGCACCCGCTACCTGACGGTGGACGGTGAGCCGCGCCAGCTGGTCGGCGCCGCCGCGCCCGTCGAGTGGCGGGAGTTGGACGCCGCCGCGACCGAGCGCGAGGCCGTCTTCCGGGCCCAGTTCGAGGACGGCTTCGCCTTGGCCGCCGGCCGCCTGCTGCGCGCCCTGCTGGTCACCGAGCAGGACGGCGAGCGCTGGCTGCTGGTCACCATCCACCACATCGCCTGCGACGGCTGGTCGGCGACGCTGCTGGAGCAGGAGTTCCAGCAGCTCTGCGCCGGTGGCCCCGAACTGCCCGCGCTCCCGGTCCAGTACGCCGACTACGCCGCCTGGCAGCGCGAGGCCCGCACCCCGCAGCAGCTCGCCGCCGACCTGGACTTCTGGCGCGCGACGCTGAACGGGACGGCCTCGCTGGAGCTGCCGACCGACTACGCCCGCCCCGCCGAGCGCGACCCGCGCGGCGACCTGGTGCCGTTCACCTTCTCGCCCGAGCTGGCCGAGGCGGTCACGGCGCTCGGCCGGCAGCGCGGTGCGACCCCGTTCATGATCCTGCTGACCTCCTTCGCGACCCTGCTGGCCCGGCACACCGGGCAGTGGGACGTGCCGGTCGGCGTCCCGGTGGCCGGTCGCGGCCGGCCCGAGCTGGAGCGGGTGGTCGGCTTCTTCCTCAACTCGCTGGTGCTGCGCTGCCGCCTGGACCCCGCGCTCGGCTTCACCGACGCACTGGACCTGGTCCGCGACACCGCGCTGGACGGATTCGCCCACCAGGACGTCCCGTTCGAGCGCCTGGTGGAGGAGCTGCGCCCCGAGCGCGACCCCTCGCGCACCCCGCTCTACCAGGTGGCGCTCAACTTCACCGACGGCCCGGTCAACGGCGGCATGCCCGACACCGAGCACGGCGAGAAGTTCCTCTACGCCCGCCAGGCCGCCAAGACCGACCTGACGCTGTATGTGCGCACCGAGGCCGACGGCAGCTGGACCGGCGCCCTGGAGTACGCGACCGCGCTGTTCGCGCGCGCCACCGTCGAGCGCCTGGGCGCCGGGCTGCTCCAGCTCGTCGAGTCGGTGACGGCCGAGCCGCAGGGCGCGCTCGGCGCCGCCGAGATCCTCCCGGCCGCTGACCGCAGCGAGGTACTGACCCGCTGGAACGACACCGCCGAGCCCTGGGAGCGCACCCCGGTCATCGACCTGATCGAGCGCCAGGCGGCCGCGACCCCGCAGGCCACCGCGCTGGTCAGCGGCGAGACGCGGATCGACTACCGGGAGCTGGACGAGCGCGCCAACCGGATCGCCCACCAGCTGCGCGCCCTCGGCGCCGGCCCCGACACCCCGGTCGGCGTCCTGCTGCAGCGCGGCCCCGAGCTGCTGCCGGCCCTGCTCGGCGTCTGGAAGGCGGGCAGCGCCTACATCCCGATCGACCCGGCCAACCCGGCCGAGCGGATCGAGCACATCGTCCGGGACAGCGGCGCCGCCGTGCTGGTCACCGAGTCGGCGCTGGCCCCGCTGGCAGCCGCCCACCAGGGAGCGCGGCTGCTGCTGGACGCCGACCGCGCGGCGGTGGACGCCCAGCCGTCCACCGCGCCGGCCCGGGTGCTGAGCCCCGAGCACCTGGCGTACGTGATCTACACCTCCGGCTCGACCGGCCGCCCCAAGGGCGTCATGGTCACCCACGCGGGGCTCTCCAACCACCTCCAGTGGGCGGCCCGCGAGCTGGTCACCACCCCCGGCGGCGCCCCGCTGTTCTCCTCGATCGCCTTCGACCTGCCGGCCACCAACCTCTACGCGCCGCTGATGACCGGCCAGCCGGTCCACCTGCTGCCCGCCGACCTCGACCTCGGCTCGCTGGGGCGCACGCTGGCCGCCGCCGGCCCGTTCAGCTTCATCAAGCTGGCCGCCGGGCACCTGGAGCTGCTGGCCTACCAGCTGTCCGACGAGCAGATCAACGGCCTCGCCCAGTGGGTGGTGGTGGCCGGTGAGGCGCTCACGCCCAAGGTCGCCAACCGCTGGCAGCAGGCGCTGGGCGGCGGCCGACTGATCAACGAGTACGGCCCGACCGAGAACTCGATCGGCTCGACCATCCACCCCGTCACCCACCCCTACACCACCACCGTGCCGCTGGGCCTGCCGCTGCCCAACACCACCGGCTTCATCCTGGACGCGGCCGGCCGGCCGGTGCCGCTGGGCGTGACCGGCGAGCTCTGCCTCGCCGGTGACGGCCTGGCCCGCGGCTACCTGGGCCGCCCCGAGCTGACCGCCGAGAAGTTCGTCCCGCACCCCTACGGCCCGCCCGGCAGCCGGCTCTACCGCACCGGCGACCTGGCCCGGCGGCTGCCGGACGGCGCCATCGCCTTCCTCGGCCGGATGGACGACCAGGTGAAGCTGCGCGGCTACCGGATCGAACTGGGCGAGATCGAGACGCAGTTGCTGGCCCACCCGCAGGTGCGGGCGGTCGCGGTGGTGGTCCGCGAGAACCAGGCCGGCGAGCGCGCGCTGGCCGCCTACCTGGTCCCGGTGGACGGCGCCGAGCTCGACCCGGCGCAGCTGCGCACCCGGCTGGCCGGCGCGCTGCCCGAGTACATGGTGCCCAGCACCTTCACCGTCCTGGACGCGCTGCCGCTGACCCCCAATGGCAAGCTCGACCACCGCGCGCTGCCCGAGGCGCAGTCCGGCGCCGACCGGTACGAGGCGCCCGCCACCCCGACCGAGGAGCGGATCGCCGAGATCTGGTGCGAGGTGCTCGGCCAGGAGCGGGTGAGCGTGCTGGACGGCTTCTTCGAGCTCGGCGGCCACTCGATCCTGGCGATCCGGATGGTGGCGCAGTTGCAGGAGATCTTCGACCTCGACATCCCGATCCGTACGGTCTTCGAGTTCACCACGGTCCGCGAACTCGCGGGCGCCGTCGAGGACTTGATCCGCGCCGAGATCGACGACCTCTCCGCGACCGAGCTGGACGCGCTGACTCAGGAGTACTCGGCATGA